The Vibrio tapetis subsp. tapetis genome segment AAGTTATGACCACCGCTGAATCCTGTACCGGTGGTGGGCTATCTATGGCGATAACGGACATCGCGGGCAGTTCGGCTTGGTTTGACCGAGCATTTGTTACCTATAGTAACGAAGCAAAAATGGAGATGCTTGGTGTCAATGAAAGTACGCTAATGACTCACGGTGCAGTCAGTGAGGCAGTCGTCGAAGAAATGGCAGCAGGTGCCCTGACTCATTCAAATGCAACCATTGCTGTATCAATCAGTGGTATCGCAGGCCCTGGCGGGGGCAGTAAAGAAAAGCCTGTCGGTACTGTGTGTTTTGGTTTTTCAGATCAATCAGGCTGGTGCAAAATTTCTACGCAGTTATTTAGTGGCAATAGGTCAGAAGTGCGAGAAAAAGCAATCGTGTATTCGTTGCGTGTTTTGATTGAGTATTTGCAGTCAGGCTCTAAGTTTTCAACTCTGTAGGTTGCGCGCTTTATTGCAAGCGCTAGTTTAGCGAGTCGAACAAACAAATTTATTTTCATACAGGTATAGACACTGTATGAATCAACAGTATAATAAGCAGCATATCAAAAAACACGTTGTGTGGAGAAAGTGATGGATGACAACAAGAAAAAGGCACTAGCCGCGGCGCTTGGCCAAATTGAAAAACAATTCGGCAAAGGCTCTATTATGCGTCTTGGTGATAACCGTACAATGGATGTTGAAACCATTTCTACCGGTTCACTTTCATTAGACATCGCTTTGGGTGCTGGTGGTTTACCTATGGGGCGTATCGTTGAAGTATACGGGCCTGAAAGTTCTGGTAAAACAACCCTGACTCTAGAGCTTATTGCAGCCGCGCAGCGTGTAGGTAAAACATGTGCATTTATCGATGCAGAGCATGCCCTTGACCCGATTTATGCTAAAAAGCTTGGTGTTGATATCGATGCCCTTTTGGTCTCTCAACCGGATACTGGTGAGCAAGCACTAGAAATTTGTGATGCATTAGCACGCTCTGGCGCAATCGACGTAATGGTTATTGACTCCGTAGCAGCGTTAACGCCAAAAGCTGAAATTGAAGGCGAAATGGGCGACAGCCACATGGGTCTTCAAGCTCGTATGCTTTCTCAAGCCATGCGTAAGCTTACGGGTAACCTAAAGCAGTCTAACTGTATGTGTATCTTCATCAACCAAATCCGTATGAAGATTGGTGTGATGTTTGGTAACCCAGAAACCACAACAGGTGGTAACGCGCTTAAGTTTTACGCTTCTGTTCGTCTTGATATCCGTCGTACGGGTTCGATTAAAGATGGCGACGAAATCGTGGGTAACGAAACTCGCATTAAAGTGGTTAAAAACAAAATTGCCGCACCATTTAAGCAAGCTGAAACTCAAATTCTTTATGGCCAAGGCTTTAACCGTAATGGTGAGCTAATTGACCTAGGTGTTAAGCACAAGTTGGTTGATAAAGCCGGTGCTTGGTATAGCTACAATGGTGACAAGATTGGTCAAGGTAAAGCGAACGCAGGTAAATATCTAGCAGAGCACACCAATATTGCCCTAGAGATTGATAGCAAGTTACGTGAAATGCTTTTGACGCCAGTTGAGCTGGATGAGTCAGAAGGTGAGAAAGAAGCACCACAAGAAGAATTATAACCAAAACCTGTTTTATTATTGTTTTGGTTAATAAATATAAAAGCCTCGCATTGCGAGGCTTTTTGCTATTTAAAGAGTAACAATATGTTAGCGAACGTAAATGGCAAATAGTGAACTTTAATATAGATACTATATCTAACTAAATAAATGTGAATTAGTTGTTCGGTGGAGAGAGGGTATTAAATTGAATTCAATTTCTAATATGAATTATGTCTAATATTATTCGTTGTTTAAGTTAATAGTTGAAAACACCTCTCCAAGGTGAGATTGTAATGGTGTCATTTTCTAATTTGGAATACTTATTATGGCTTGGACTTTATCAGAACTCACTTCAATTCTTGGCAAACATGAAGGTTGGAGTGTCGATTCATCTACGTGTGAAGAATCACTGGTGTTAAAAAATGAAGACGGTATTGACGCTTATGTCGCCGTAGCTGGGGAGCAAATTATTGCCGAGGTAATTCTATTTCCTACGTTATCAGTATCTGATGTGCATGCATTGAATAATGTAATTTTGAGAACGCATAAGATGTTCCCACTCTCGACCATTGGTATTAATACCATTGCGGGCGAGGACTACTACGTTGCATTCGGTTCATTGTCTTCTCAATCAAAAGAAGAAAGTGTGGTTATTGAAGTCGCTACTTTGTATCGCAATGTGGAAGCATTTATCGATTTGTATGATGAATATTTAGGAGTGTCAGCATGAGTGTTTGGAAAAAACTATTTACCGCGATTAAAGGTGGCGTAAATGAAGCCGCTGAAGGTGCTGCCGATAATCAAGCGTTACGAATTCTGGATCAAGAGATCAGAGAAGCTAAAGAAGAATTAAGAAAGTCAGATCAAGCTCTTGTGTCTATTGTGGCCAAAAGAAAATTAGCTGAAAACAAAGCGTCAGGGTTTTCTGCCAGTATTTCAGAATACGAAGCGCATGCTCGCTCTGCAATGGAGAAAGGAGAGCAGGCGTTGGCATTGGAGTGTGCAGGTAAGGTTGCTGAATTTACTAGCCAACAAAGTGTTGAGCAAAAGTATGCAGAACAATTTGGCGTGTCAGAGCAAAAATTGAAAGAAAATATTGCTCAGGCGAAAGATAAGTTACGTCAACTTGAACAACAAGTAGACGTAGTGAAAGCCAACGAAGCGGTTCAAAAAGCCCAAACAGCAGTCTCGTCAACCAATGTTGGTGCGAATAGTAAAATGACAACCGCTGTCGAATCGCTAGAGCGAATTAAAAATCGCCAAGCAGAGAAACAAGCGCAATTAGAAGCCGCGGAAGAAATGCATCAAGAACAAACTGGTAGCAGCCTAGATAAAAAATTAGCGCAGGCGGGCATTACTTCTGGTGGACAATCTTCTGCAGAAGATGAGCTTGCACGAATTCTAGGGAAATAAGACAGAGAATTTAGCATGCCAATCTGGATGATTGTGAAAAGGTGGGCTTATACCCACCTTAGTGATCTAAGTAGTCGAAATTTGCTGGTCATATTTGCCGCTTACGTTGTTATATCGTGGCTATTATTAACCGGAGTGGGTGAAAGCGCCCTGACGGCGAATTTTACCGATTTCATTTACTACTTAATAGTAACGTCGTCTACCGTTGGCTATGGCGACATGTCGCCAACAACTGTGATGGGCAAATGGATTGTGGGCCTGTTTGTTATTCCTGGTGGTCTGGGATTATTTGCGGTTTCATTGAGCCGTATTGCAACCGTGTTAATCAGTTCGTGGCGAGCAGGCTTACAAGGAAAACGGAGAGTAAAAGTGGAGAATCATATTCTTTTGTTGGGTTGGAACGAGCAAAGGACGCTTCATTTAGTTCGAATGCTTCAACATGAGGAGTCAGGGCGCAGACCTATTGTACTGTGCGCTCGGGCAGAGATAGAAAATCCAATGCCCTCTGAAATTGAATTTGTTCATGTTGGCAGTTTTACCGACAGCATGAGCATGAACAAAACCAATATAGAGCAAGCCAGCTGTATTATTGTCGACAACCCTGAAGACGATGTGACGTTATCTGCCGCATTGTATTGCGCTAATTTAAACCCTTCAGCCCATATTCTTGCGTATTTTAAAGATGAAGCGTTGAGTCATCTGCTTAAAACTCATTGCCCAAATGTGGAATGTATCCCTTCGGTTGCTATTGAGCTATTAGCAAAAGCGGCCGTCGATCCTGGCTCCAGTGCTTTGCATCAAGAATTATTGAGTTCAACTCAGGGCATGACTCAGTATTCAGTTATTTACTCCGGGCAAGCAACCACAGTGTCGGTGTTATTTGAACAATTTAAAAAGCAATATCATGCGACGCTCATTGGCTTAGATAATGGTGATGGCATTAAGCTAAACCCTGAGTTAGACGTTAACGTCCTCCCTGATACCAAACTATTTTATATTGCAGACGAACGTGTCGAGCATTTTGATTGGAACGAGTAATGTTCAATTGGTTAAAGAAAAAAGCAAGTAAGCCCGAAGAAGTGCAACCTCAAGCACCTGAAGTTTTAGGATTAAGGCTAGGGGGGGCATTTGAACTAGACGATTTGAAGTTTAGAATGCTTGAGCCGGATCTGGTTATTGAGGGCGCCTCACGCACTCAGATTATTCAAGCCGTCGGTGAAGTAATACTCGATGATAATACGCGTTTGCTGCGCTTCTATACGGATGATGATGGCTATTTACAAGTATTGCAGCACGGCTTAGATGATAGCGGCGTGGCGGAAGTTAAGCTGTTTTATTTTTACGATACTAAACCCATTGATGTGCAGTCTGTATGGGATTCATGGCTTGATACTGACTTGGTTAAGCCTAGTGTCTCTCTCGAAGAAAAAACGTTTTACAAAGTATGGGAAAACGGTCGTCCTATCGCAATGACAGAAAAGACGTTTGATCGGGAAGGTCGGATCACTGAAACTGATCAATTTGTCATGCTCTACGAGCGTGAAGTCAATGAACACTATGCCGAATCACTGCTCATCGCGTGTGAAGAGACGGCTAAAACACCTCATCAACTGGAGCGTTGTGTTACCTACATTACAGGTATTAATGTTTCAGCAACAGATTTTACTGTTATCGGATAACTACAGGATTTCAATATGGATTTTATTACACAGTCGCTTGGTGGGCTTGCTGATTTTGCCATTTATTTTGCTACATCGATTGGCTTTTTATTGTTGTTTAAGTTTATTTACACCCGTTTCACTCCGTACGATGAATGGAGCCTAGTTAAAGAAAATAACATGGCCGCTGCGGTTGCATTATCCGGGTCTTTTGTTGGATATAGCATCTCTATTTCTGGTGCGGCCGCGAACTCCGTTAATATTATCGATTTTGTGCTTTGGGGTCTTATCGCATTTATTGCTCAACTGATCGCCTTTGCTTTGGTTCGGTTTCTATTCTTACCAAAGATTGTACAACGAATTGAAAACAACGAAGTGTCTGCTGGTATCGTATTAGCGTCTGTATCGGTTTCGGTCGGTATGTTGAATGCTGCGTGTATGACCTATTAAAAGGGGCTCAATGATGAAACGAAGTCAACGAGTCATACTGCCGTCTATGCGTAAAGATTGGAGTAAAATTAACATTACTCCTTTTGCTGTAGCGGTGAGTGCTGTTGTAATTGCGGGTTGTTCAGACTCCGATCCCGACAATGATGCTCGGATTTATGCCGATGTCGAAGATTGCTCTCTTGATAATCCTGGCTATACCGAACAGTGCCAAGCAGCCTATGAAAATGCAGTGAACGAAGCGATGCGTACAGCGCCACGCTATGCGTCAGAAAATGATTGTAGGGTGGAGTTTCCTGGGGAAGAGTGCTTTCAGCCAAGAAATTCGTCTTGGTTTATCCCTGCGATGGGGGGCTATCTCTTTAGTAAAATGATCAATAATTCTCGTGGTTATTATAGTGAGCCTGTCTATCGTTATGGTGGTTCTTGGTATTCGACGAATGGTCGTTCGTATGGCTCTTATAATAGTGGCTACAATAAAGTCAAGATTAAGACCTCTGAGATGAAAAAAAAGCCAGCCGCAACACGAACCATGTCTCGCGGTGGTTTTGGTTCAACCGTTTCTGCGAAATCCAGTTGGAGTAAAAGTAGCTCGAGTAAGTCCAGTAAATCAAGCTGGGGTGGGTAAAGCCTCATGCTTCGTTTAGACACGAAAGAGCGGCCAAATTGGCGTGACTTGGCTAAGAAGTTTGGTTTTGGCTACCACAGCATGTACGACGAACCTTATTGGGATGAGCGAGCTTATTATCAATTTAGCTTAGAGCAAGTTGAAAGAGATATTGAAGCTCCGACCGAAGAAATCCATCAAATGTGTTTGCAAGTGGTGGACAAGGTCGTCGCTGATGAGAATTTGCTGCGTCGCTTTCAAATACCCCAATCAATGTGGGATAGCGTTGCTGCGTCTTGGAAGCGCAATGAGCCGTCGCTTTATTCACGAGTGGATTTTGCATATTCAGGAAAAGGAGATGCAAAACTTCTGGAAAATAACGCAGATACTCCAACAAGTTTATACGAAACGGGTTTTTGGCAGTGGGTTTGGTTGGAAGATAAGGTTAATGCGGGCCAGTTAAGTCGTAATGCAGACCAATTTAATATTCTGCAGGACTACTTAATTGAGCGGTTTCATCAGTTATCTAAGCAACAACCTGGGCAAACTTTGCATTTCTCTTGCTGTAAAGAGACGGAAGAAGACCGAGGAACGGTGCAATATTTAGAAGATTGCGCAAAAGAGGCCGGTTTAGAAACGGCCTTCGTACACATCGAGGATATTGGCATCAATTGCCTTGATGAATTTGTCGATATGAAATCAAAGCCCATTCGGTGGATGTTTAAATTGTATCCATGGGAGTTTATGTTCGACGAAGAATATAGTCGACACCTACCGACCAGTAATATCAATTGGCTCGAGCCGATGTGGAAGTCAATTTTATCCAATAAAGCTTTGCTGCCTCTTCTGTGGCAAATGTTTCCTAACCATCCCAACCTGTTACCTGCTTACTTTATGGATGATGCTAAAGCCTCACAGTTAAAAGACTACGTCGTGAAACCGATTTTTTCACGTGAAGGCGCCAATATCTCTATTTTTAAAGGAGGGAAGCAGATTGCAAAAGCGGATGGGCCGTATGGTCAAGAAGGGATGATAGTACAGGCTTATCATCCGCTACCTGTCTTTAATGGAAGTAATACATTGATTGGTAGTTGGTTAGTCAACGACCGAGCGGCAGGTATGTCGATCCGTGAAGATGACAGCTTAATTACCCAAGATTACGCACGTTACATGCCTCATATTATTTTATAAATACCTTGTCAGTTTTTTCATCTGAGTATATTGGCTCTATTTTGTCTGTTTATGGCATACAAAATAGGCCAACAACTACTTAGAGCTCAAATGGTCACAGAATCCCCTAGTCGAATTTCTATCCATGATCTACAATGTTGCAAAATTCTAACTTGAATATTTCAGGAAGAGCTGCATGTACATGAGCACCGATGAGGTACGCCTTGCGTTCCTTAAGTTCTTTGAAAGCAAAGGACACCAAATTGTAGATAGTTCATCATTAGTACCCGCTAATGATCCTACCCTGCTATTCACCAACGCAGGTATGAACCAGTTTAAAGACTGCTTCTTAGGTTTAGAAAAACGTAATTATACTCGTGCGACGACAGCTCAACGCTGT includes the following:
- the pncC gene encoding nicotinamide-nucleotide amidase, coding for MEIRNELSLELGQYLQASKQVMTTAESCTGGGLSMAITDIAGSSAWFDRAFVTYSNEAKMEMLGVNESTLMTHGAVSEAVVEEMAAGALTHSNATIAVSISGIAGPGGGSKEKPVGTVCFGFSDQSGWCKISTQLFSGNRSEVREKAIVYSLRVLIEYLQSGSKFSTL
- the recA gene encoding recombinase RecA yields the protein MDDNKKKALAAALGQIEKQFGKGSIMRLGDNRTMDVETISTGSLSLDIALGAGGLPMGRIVEVYGPESSGKTTLTLELIAAAQRVGKTCAFIDAEHALDPIYAKKLGVDIDALLVSQPDTGEQALEICDALARSGAIDVMVIDSVAALTPKAEIEGEMGDSHMGLQARMLSQAMRKLTGNLKQSNCMCIFINQIRMKIGVMFGNPETTTGGNALKFYASVRLDIRRTGSIKDGDEIVGNETRIKVVKNKIAAPFKQAETQILYGQGFNRNGELIDLGVKHKLVDKAGAWYSYNGDKIGQGKANAGKYLAEHTNIALEIDSKLREMLLTPVELDESEGEKEAPQEEL
- a CDS encoding DUF2170 family protein, producing MAWTLSELTSILGKHEGWSVDSSTCEESLVLKNEDGIDAYVAVAGEQIIAEVILFPTLSVSDVHALNNVILRTHKMFPLSTIGINTIAGEDYYVAFGSLSSQSKEESVVIEVATLYRNVEAFIDLYDEYLGVSA
- a CDS encoding PspA/IM30 family protein; translation: MSVWKKLFTAIKGGVNEAAEGAADNQALRILDQEIREAKEELRKSDQALVSIVAKRKLAENKASGFSASISEYEAHARSAMEKGEQALALECAGKVAEFTSQQSVEQKYAEQFGVSEQKLKENIAQAKDKLRQLEQQVDVVKANEAVQKAQTAVSSTNVGANSKMTTAVESLERIKNRQAEKQAQLEAAEEMHQEQTGSSLDKKLAQAGITSGGQSSAEDELARILGK
- a CDS encoding potassium channel protein, translated to MPIWMIVKRWAYTHLSDLSSRNLLVIFAAYVVISWLLLTGVGESALTANFTDFIYYLIVTSSTVGYGDMSPTTVMGKWIVGLFVIPGGLGLFAVSLSRIATVLISSWRAGLQGKRRVKVENHILLLGWNEQRTLHLVRMLQHEESGRRPIVLCARAEIENPMPSEIEFVHVGSFTDSMSMNKTNIEQASCIIVDNPEDDVTLSAALYCANLNPSAHILAYFKDEALSHLLKTHCPNVECIPSVAIELLAKAAVDPGSSALHQELLSSTQGMTQYSVIYSGQATTVSVLFEQFKKQYHATLIGLDNGDGIKLNPELDVNVLPDTKLFYIADERVEHFDWNE
- a CDS encoding YjfK family protein; its protein translation is MFNWLKKKASKPEEVQPQAPEVLGLRLGGAFELDDLKFRMLEPDLVIEGASRTQIIQAVGEVILDDNTRLLRFYTDDDGYLQVLQHGLDDSGVAEVKLFYFYDTKPIDVQSVWDSWLDTDLVKPSVSLEEKTFYKVWENGRPIAMTEKTFDREGRITETDQFVMLYEREVNEHYAESLLIACEETAKTPHQLERCVTYITGINVSATDFTVIG
- a CDS encoding DUF350 domain-containing protein → MDFITQSLGGLADFAIYFATSIGFLLLFKFIYTRFTPYDEWSLVKENNMAAAVALSGSFVGYSISISGAAANSVNIIDFVLWGLIAFIAQLIAFALVRFLFLPKIVQRIENNEVSAGIVLASVSVSVGMLNAACMTY
- a CDS encoding DUF1190 domain-containing protein — its product is MMKRSQRVILPSMRKDWSKINITPFAVAVSAVVIAGCSDSDPDNDARIYADVEDCSLDNPGYTEQCQAAYENAVNEAMRTAPRYASENDCRVEFPGEECFQPRNSSWFIPAMGGYLFSKMINNSRGYYSEPVYRYGGSWYSTNGRSYGSYNSGYNKVKIKTSEMKKKPAATRTMSRGGFGSTVSAKSSWSKSSSSKSSKSSWGG
- a CDS encoding glutathionylspermidine synthase family protein → MLRLDTKERPNWRDLAKKFGFGYHSMYDEPYWDERAYYQFSLEQVERDIEAPTEEIHQMCLQVVDKVVADENLLRRFQIPQSMWDSVAASWKRNEPSLYSRVDFAYSGKGDAKLLENNADTPTSLYETGFWQWVWLEDKVNAGQLSRNADQFNILQDYLIERFHQLSKQQPGQTLHFSCCKETEEDRGTVQYLEDCAKEAGLETAFVHIEDIGINCLDEFVDMKSKPIRWMFKLYPWEFMFDEEYSRHLPTSNINWLEPMWKSILSNKALLPLLWQMFPNHPNLLPAYFMDDAKASQLKDYVVKPIFSREGANISIFKGGKQIAKADGPYGQEGMIVQAYHPLPVFNGSNTLIGSWLVNDRAAGMSIREDDSLITQDYARYMPHIIL